A window from Gossypium raimondii isolate GPD5lz chromosome 7, ASM2569854v1, whole genome shotgun sequence encodes these proteins:
- the LOC105795991 gene encoding non-specific lipid-transfer protein A has product MTRSFNFLPLLLLLTLSALTVQEISAAPSCTEVAIELLPCLSFLSGNGAADVPSRACCLGAQTIAYEAQTKDDRRAICECLVNALANIGTSDSFTARIPLIATQCGVDVSLPPITGDKDYCSKLFP; this is encoded by the exons ATGACTCGCTCGTTCAACTTTCTACCCCTGCTCCTCTTGCTTACTTTATCAGCCCTGACTGTCCAAGAAATTTCAGCAGCACCTTCCTGCACTGAAGTTGCCATAGAATTACTCCCATGCCTCAGCTTCCTGTCTGGCAACGGTGCTGCAGATGTTCCATCGCGGGCATGTTGTTTGGGTGCTCAAACTATTGCTTACGAAGCACAGACCAAAGATGACCGACGGGCTATCTGCGAGTGCCTTGTTAATGCATTAGCAAATATTGGCACATCTGACTCCTTCACTGCGCGGATACCTTTAATTGCTACCCAATGCGGTGTTGATGTTTCTCTTCCGCCAATTACCGGCGACAAAGATTATTGTTCCAA GCTCTTCCCTTGA
- the LOC105795999 gene encoding uncharacterized protein LOC105795999 has translation MEWSAASATKAYLETLQLWKTREPRSNEFISALAARMKSKLIVEVKPRVSPSTLALATAAKHTGAKFVCILPEAALPEVKRESKDLGLTDVVEFKTYKIMERLIFL, from the exons ATGGAATGGTCTGCAGCATCTGCTACTAAAGCATATCTTGAGACTCTCCAATTG TGGAAAACACGAGAGCCTAGAAGCAACGAGTTCATATCAGCTTTAGCAGCACGCATGAAATCTAAACTGATAGTGGAGGTTAAACCCCGTGTATCACCATCCACATTAGCATTAGCCACTGCTGCGAAGCATACTGGGGCCAAATTTGTCTGCATTCTACCAGAGGCAGCCCTTCCTGAAGTCAAAAGAGAAAGCAAAGATTTAGGTCTCACTGATGTTGTAGAATTCAAAACTTACAAAATTATGGAAAGATTGATTTTTCTCTAG
- the LOC105795968 gene encoding wax ester synthase/diacylglycerol acyltransferase 11 isoform X1 — protein sequence MESTNSFRLRKQALKPIETARSSASQRDEEEVSKNNGQRTCEEEPLSPSSRLYHEPNFNVYVIAIMGCKTRIYPDVVKANLGHTLLRHPRFSSLQVENNGEMRWVPTEVDLERHVIVPELDQNMDSPDKFLEDYVYNLSKTTIDKSQPLWDLHLLNLRTSQSEAVGIFRIHHSLGDGTSLLSLLLACTRQMNDSKALPTIPIRKKKDKKSDRIGIWRILLRFWFVLQVFWNTVVDVFMFIATALFLTDTQNPLKGLPGSESTPRRIVYRTVSLDDIKFVKNAMNTTINDVAFGMTQAGLSRYINRICSENKKDGGATETNNLPKSIRLRSNLLVNIRPAPGIQALADMMEKDAEVKWGNWIGYVLLPFTIAVREDPLDYVRNAKAIIDRKKRSLEAFCTFYIADWALNLFGIKAASALSHKVISRTTMCFSNMVGPVEEIGFCGHPMAFLAPSSYGQPYALMINFQSYIDKMTIVLSVDEGTIPNPHQLCDDIVESLQIIKDTVMTRGLA from the exons ATGGAATCTACGAACAGTTTCAGATTGAGAAAGCAAGCTCTCAAACCGATTGAAACAGCAAGATCATCAGCAAGCCAAAGAGACGAAGAAGAAGTGAGTAAGAATAATGGGCAAAGAACATGCGAAGAAGAGCCATTGAGCCCGTCGTCTCGCCTGTATCACGAACCAAATTTCAACGTCTATGTTATAGCCATCATGGGGTGCAAGACGAGAATTTACCCAGACGTCGTCAAAGCCAACTTGGGCCATACTTTGCTTAGACACCCTCGTTTCTCTAGTTTGCAG GTCGAGAACAATGGAGAGATGAGATGGGTTCCAACCGAAGTGGATCTGGAAAGGCATGTTATAGTTCCAGAGCTAGACCAAAACATGGACTCACCAGACAAattccttgaagattatgtctACAACCTGAGCAAAACCACCATTGACAAATCCCAACCTCTCTGGGACCTTCATCTGCTCAACTTAAGAACTTCCCAATCCGAGGCGGTTGGTATTTTCAGGATTCATCACTCCCTTGGCGATGGCACTTCTCTGCTGTCTCTTCTACTCGCTTGCACTCGCCAAATGAATGATTCTAAGGCCTTGCCCACCATTCCCATCAGGAAGAAGAAAGACAAGAAGAGTGATCGTATAGGAATTTGGAGGATTCTGTTGAGGTTTTGGTTTGTTTTACAGGTGTTCTGGAATACCGTGGTTGATGTTTTCATGTTTATTGCCACGGCATTGTTCTTGACAGATACTCAGAATCCTCTAAAGGGTCTGCCGGGAAGTGAGTCTACTCCACGGCGGATTGTTTACAGGACAGTGAGCTTGGATGACATCAAGTTCGTGAAGAATGCGATGAACACT ACCATAAACGATGTTGCTTTTGGGATGACACAGGCTGGTTTGTCACGCTATATTAACAGAATATGTA GCGAAAACAAGAAAGATGGGGGAGCAACAGAAACGAATAACCTTCCAAAGAGTATTCGCCTCCGATCAAATCTGCTCGTCAACATAAGGCCAGCTCCAGGGATCCAG GCTTTAGCTGATATGATGGAGAAGGATGCTGAAGTAAAGTGGGGCAACTGGATTGGTTATGTTCTTCTCCCCTTTACCATTGCTGTAAGGGAAGATCCATTAGATTATGTTCGTAATGCTAAGGCCATCATCGACCGAAAGAAACGCTCCCTTGAAGCTTTTTGCACTTTCTATATTGCTGACTGGGCACTCAACCTTTTCGGCATCAAG GCGGCAAGTGCACTGTCCCACAAAGTTATATCTCGCACAACAATGTGCTTCTCGAATATGGTTGGACCTGTGGAGGAAATTGGTTTTTGTGGTCATCCCATGGCTTTCCTTGCTCCAAGTTCTTATGGTCAACCTTAT GCACTAATGATAAACTTCCAGAGTTACATCGACAAGATGACCATTGTTCTGTCAGTGGATGAAGGAACCATACCCAACCCTCACCAACTATGTGATGATATCGTGGAATCACTCCAGATCATCAAGGACACCGTAATGACTAGGGGACTTGCCTAG
- the LOC105795968 gene encoding wax ester synthase/diacylglycerol acyltransferase 11 isoform X2, with translation MESTNSFRLRKQALKPIETARSSASQRDEEEVSKNNGQRTCEEEPLSPSSRLYHEPNFNVYVIAIMGCKTRIYPDVVKANLGHTLLRHPRFSSLQVENNGEMRWVPTEVDLERHVIVPELDQNMDSPDKFLEDYVYNLSKTTIDKSQPLWDLHLLNLRTSQSEAVGIFRIHHSLGDGTSLLSLLLACTRQMNDSKALPTIPIRKKKDKKSDRIGIWRILLRFWFVLQVFWNTVVDVFMFIATALFLTDTQNPLKGLPGSESTPRRIVYRTVSLDDIKFVKNAMNTTINDVAFGMTQAGLSRYINRICENKKDGGATETNNLPKSIRLRSNLLVNIRPAPGIQALADMMEKDAEVKWGNWIGYVLLPFTIAVREDPLDYVRNAKAIIDRKKRSLEAFCTFYIADWALNLFGIKAASALSHKVISRTTMCFSNMVGPVEEIGFCGHPMAFLAPSSYGQPYALMINFQSYIDKMTIVLSVDEGTIPNPHQLCDDIVESLQIIKDTVMTRGLA, from the exons ATGGAATCTACGAACAGTTTCAGATTGAGAAAGCAAGCTCTCAAACCGATTGAAACAGCAAGATCATCAGCAAGCCAAAGAGACGAAGAAGAAGTGAGTAAGAATAATGGGCAAAGAACATGCGAAGAAGAGCCATTGAGCCCGTCGTCTCGCCTGTATCACGAACCAAATTTCAACGTCTATGTTATAGCCATCATGGGGTGCAAGACGAGAATTTACCCAGACGTCGTCAAAGCCAACTTGGGCCATACTTTGCTTAGACACCCTCGTTTCTCTAGTTTGCAG GTCGAGAACAATGGAGAGATGAGATGGGTTCCAACCGAAGTGGATCTGGAAAGGCATGTTATAGTTCCAGAGCTAGACCAAAACATGGACTCACCAGACAAattccttgaagattatgtctACAACCTGAGCAAAACCACCATTGACAAATCCCAACCTCTCTGGGACCTTCATCTGCTCAACTTAAGAACTTCCCAATCCGAGGCGGTTGGTATTTTCAGGATTCATCACTCCCTTGGCGATGGCACTTCTCTGCTGTCTCTTCTACTCGCTTGCACTCGCCAAATGAATGATTCTAAGGCCTTGCCCACCATTCCCATCAGGAAGAAGAAAGACAAGAAGAGTGATCGTATAGGAATTTGGAGGATTCTGTTGAGGTTTTGGTTTGTTTTACAGGTGTTCTGGAATACCGTGGTTGATGTTTTCATGTTTATTGCCACGGCATTGTTCTTGACAGATACTCAGAATCCTCTAAAGGGTCTGCCGGGAAGTGAGTCTACTCCACGGCGGATTGTTTACAGGACAGTGAGCTTGGATGACATCAAGTTCGTGAAGAATGCGATGAACACT ACCATAAACGATGTTGCTTTTGGGATGACACAGGCTGGTTTGTCACGCTATATTAACAGAATAT GCGAAAACAAGAAAGATGGGGGAGCAACAGAAACGAATAACCTTCCAAAGAGTATTCGCCTCCGATCAAATCTGCTCGTCAACATAAGGCCAGCTCCAGGGATCCAG GCTTTAGCTGATATGATGGAGAAGGATGCTGAAGTAAAGTGGGGCAACTGGATTGGTTATGTTCTTCTCCCCTTTACCATTGCTGTAAGGGAAGATCCATTAGATTATGTTCGTAATGCTAAGGCCATCATCGACCGAAAGAAACGCTCCCTTGAAGCTTTTTGCACTTTCTATATTGCTGACTGGGCACTCAACCTTTTCGGCATCAAG GCGGCAAGTGCACTGTCCCACAAAGTTATATCTCGCACAACAATGTGCTTCTCGAATATGGTTGGACCTGTGGAGGAAATTGGTTTTTGTGGTCATCCCATGGCTTTCCTTGCTCCAAGTTCTTATGGTCAACCTTAT GCACTAATGATAAACTTCCAGAGTTACATCGACAAGATGACCATTGTTCTGTCAGTGGATGAAGGAACCATACCCAACCCTCACCAACTATGTGATGATATCGTGGAATCACTCCAGATCATCAAGGACACCGTAATGACTAGGGGACTTGCCTAG